A DNA window from Eptesicus fuscus isolate TK198812 chromosome 8, DD_ASM_mEF_20220401, whole genome shotgun sequence contains the following coding sequences:
- the GINS4 gene encoding DNA replication complex GINS protein SLD5 isoform X1, which translates to MTEELDLPGQDSDGGSEEVVLTPAELIERLEQAWMNEKFAPDLLESKPEIVECVMEQLDHMEENLRRAKKGDLKISIHRMEMERIRYVLSSYLRCRLMKIEKFFPHVLEKEKTRHEEEPSSLSPEEFAFAKEYMANTETYLKNVALKHMPPNLQKVDLLRSVPKPDLDSYVFLRVKERQENILVEPETDEQRDYVIDLEEGSQHLIRYKTIAPLVASGAVQLI; encoded by the exons ATGACAGAGGAACTGGATCTCCCGGGACAGGACTCTGATGGGGGTAGTGAGGAGGTGGTCCTAACTCCTGCAGAGCTCATTGAAaggctggagcag GCTTGGATGAATGAAAAGTTTGCCCCTGACCTTCTTGAAAGCAAGCCTGAAATTGTAGAATGTGTCATGGAACAGCTAGACCACATG GAAGAAAATCTCAGGAGAGCAAAGAAGGGGGACCTGAAGATCAGTATCCATCgaatggagatggagaggatCCGCTATGTCCTTAGCAGCTACTTGCGGTGTCGGCTCATGAAG ATAGAGAAGTTTTTTCCTCATGTCCTTGAAAAGGAGAAAACACGCCATGAGGAGGAGCCTTCCAGCCTTTCTCCAGAAGAGTTTGCCTTTGCCAAAGA GTACATGGCAAACACTGAGACCTATCTAAAGAATGTAGCCTTAAAGCATATGCCTCCTAATTTACAGAAAGTGGACCTCTTGAGGTCAG TTCCCAAACCAGATCTGGATTCATATGTGTTTCTGAGAGTGAAAGAAAGACAAGAAAACATCCTGGTAGAACCAGAAACAGATGAGCAGAG ggACTATGTGATTGACTTGGAGGAAGGCTCGCAGCACTTGATCCGATATAAAACCATTGCACCTTTAGTTGCTTCTGGAGCTGTACAGCTAATttga
- the GINS4 gene encoding DNA replication complex GINS protein SLD5 isoform X2 encodes MTEELDLPGQDSDGGSEEVVLTPAELIERLEQEENLRRAKKGDLKISIHRMEMERIRYVLSSYLRCRLMKIEKFFPHVLEKEKTRHEEEPSSLSPEEFAFAKEYMANTETYLKNVALKHMPPNLQKVDLLRSVPKPDLDSYVFLRVKERQENILVEPETDEQRDYVIDLEEGSQHLIRYKTIAPLVASGAVQLI; translated from the exons ATGACAGAGGAACTGGATCTCCCGGGACAGGACTCTGATGGGGGTAGTGAGGAGGTGGTCCTAACTCCTGCAGAGCTCATTGAAaggctggagcag GAAGAAAATCTCAGGAGAGCAAAGAAGGGGGACCTGAAGATCAGTATCCATCgaatggagatggagaggatCCGCTATGTCCTTAGCAGCTACTTGCGGTGTCGGCTCATGAAG ATAGAGAAGTTTTTTCCTCATGTCCTTGAAAAGGAGAAAACACGCCATGAGGAGGAGCCTTCCAGCCTTTCTCCAGAAGAGTTTGCCTTTGCCAAAGA GTACATGGCAAACACTGAGACCTATCTAAAGAATGTAGCCTTAAAGCATATGCCTCCTAATTTACAGAAAGTGGACCTCTTGAGGTCAG TTCCCAAACCAGATCTGGATTCATATGTGTTTCTGAGAGTGAAAGAAAGACAAGAAAACATCCTGGTAGAACCAGAAACAGATGAGCAGAG ggACTATGTGATTGACTTGGAGGAAGGCTCGCAGCACTTGATCCGATATAAAACCATTGCACCTTTAGTTGCTTCTGGAGCTGTACAGCTAATttga